A region of the Pempheris klunzingeri isolate RE-2024b chromosome 21, fPemKlu1.hap1, whole genome shotgun sequence genome:
ATTTTCCATATTCCAGGTTGCCAGATCTGTTTTGGGAAGGTCTAAGCCTGTTGCAGTCTTGAGCTACAGCCAAGCGTCCATGCCTCTCACATTCTATAATAAAGCTGTGAAACACGCAGTGTCGTCTAGTGATAGCAACACAAAATACAATAGGAGGACATGTTTCCACAAAGAAAAGAACCTTGCAGTAGGTGGTTTATTTGATAAGGTGACAGTAATACTGCAGGAATAGGAAGCCAAAGAGGACTTTGTTAGGTCTCCAGGTTGTTTGTGACTGGTTGAGCCTTCCTCCAGTTTATGTGAAACATTTAATTCTCCAGATGATGCTGCATACTTCATTTGTATATTACATGTCAGAGTAGATATACAGATAAAGATACATACCATAAAAGCTTTTTCctgtatgtaaaaatataaaatgcatgaggataatatgtttttaaaaaatgactatGGTAACATGTAAAATCTATCTTTACTGACAAACTGGTCCCTGAGCGTACAGTAGAGGTGTCACAGTACGTTTACTCCTTCCTGCCGGTCTCCTGTCCTCCAAAGATGGGGTACTTCCTCTCAACCTCAGCCCACGTCAAGCTGCCGTTGGCCAGATCTCGAACCATTGCCGGCAACTCAGTGACCTGCAAGATAAGTTTGAATATTAGAACAAAAACAGTCTGCAAATGTGACTGTGAAAGCCTTTTGTTCAGTTAAGCTGTAGTTATTGGACTGTTCTACCTCGGCCCTGATCTGCCTCATTGAGTCTCGGTCTCTCAGAGTGGCCGTGTGAGGCGTCTTGTTCACTGTGTCGAAGTCAATGGTGATGCCAAACGCCACTCCGATCTCATCGGACCTGGCGTAACGCCTCCCGATGGAGCCTGAGGAGTCGTCCACCTTGTGAGAAACGCCGTTTTTCGTCATTGACTCGGctaagaggagaagaaaagaagaagacaaaaaattAGTAATGAATAGTTTGAATAGGCACGTTTTAGAAGGCAAAACAAAGGCCCTTCATCTATCGATACCACcctcattaaataaaatgatttggtGAATATCAAGCTACAGCCTCTGGCCAGTTAATTAAACTTAGAATAAAAGCTGCTCCTGTGggttacagattaaacaaatacaatataGCATCTTAATAAGCTAGCCATTTCCTGTCCctggtctttatgctaagctaagctaactggctctagcttcatattcaatgagagtatttcccaaaatgtccaatTATCCCTTTAAATGCATTGAAATCTGAACATTTCACTCACATAACTGGTGGACAAATGGCATAAACTCCTGGTTTTGGCTCAAAGGAAGGATGGAACATTTGTATGGAGCTACAGTGGCAGGGAAGCTGAAATACTGCACAAGAAAGAAATCACCTTCCATTAAAATGAACAgtggaaacatttaaataaagcaGACGATTCTCACTCAGATCTCATTCAGTGTTTGAAGCCTTCTCACCGTCCTCTGCTCATCCCCCCGCCGGACACAGAAGGAGTGCTCAAAGATGGAGTACATGATTCTGCCGATGCCAAAAGACGGCTCGATTACATTTGGAACAATCTCCTCCACTGTGGGAAAATAGAGAATTGTTTTTCAATTTCAACAATTCACTGTTCTTCTCCACAGCTCCGAGGCAGGTCTGGTGTCGCCTCTTACCGTGCAAAGTTTTCTGGAACCTCTTCACACTGACCATGTCTTTGGTCAGTTTCAATTTCCTGCCCTCTGTCTCAATGCTGAACTCCCTGCAGACATAAACACCAACACCAAATCAACTTGGAATATAAATATGCACAAACACTCAAAAAATTAAACCTAATTCTCTTCAGTAGTGATCGCTGCAGTCAGAATTTACCCATTTTCACTGAGAAGCTTCTCTTGCTCACTGATGTAGCATTCGTCACAGGCAGCAAGGTACTCCAGGACCAACTTGGCGTCTTTCTTGTAGGCCGTTCCTATGGCTCCCTTATTGGGCTCAAACTGGACAACATTTGCTACTTTGTGTGAGGAAGTCAAGGAGTAAAACAGAGGAGATTAAGGAGATTAAAACCTCCTTCAGTAAATGGAAATTTATCATCAATCAAAATACAAATGATTGGATGCAAATTCGAAAACTCCACAAATAGCAAGCAAGTATGTTTTTCAAATGATGTATAATTTAAATATTCCTTGCAGAAATCTTGAAGGACATAAAACAATACTCtgaatgataaataatgtaTGGTGCGGTTCtttccaagaaaaacaaaattctgAATAAGTAAATAATTTTTACTGGAAACAAGATGTTTCCAACTTCAATGAAAAGTCCATTCTCGGTGTATGTGGCCTGGAGGTTTCATGTTTCCACATCCCACTTCTGTAAAGTTGCATATCGAACCTCGATTGTATCTCGATTGTTTCTAAACgtgttgtgatgtcacaaaatcacACATGTAGGTGCACACATTAAACTCACTTTCCagtgaatgtaaaaacaacttTTCTATGTCTAGTATAGTATGCAAGTATAGCACAtgcatcattctgcacagtgacgCTCAAACATCCAAAATGTCATGACAATAAGCAGAACACATTTTAGAGAGAAGGGTGACTTTAAAGATCCAAATGTTAACATTGCTGACTTTGGCGATTCCTACTGGTAGCATCACAACACTGCATGCTGCTGGTCTCATCAAGAAAATTGAGCGATTGTGGCATTCATGTTTATATTCTTAATTATAATGTTTGCAGTGTAGCCCACTACAAACTCAAACAGTAGTTAAAATCAGATTACAGTACGGGCTGTTGGTGTGGGAGAATAGAAGGATATGGGCTCTTTCAGGGGCTTTTCAGCCACTAGAGGGACCTTGGTGGCTCTGGAGTGACATGAGAGGTCATAGCAGGCGCGGTCAGCACAGCCAACGATCTCAATCCAGCCctgagggaggaaaacaaacgTGAGCTGGGTCCACCAGTTGGGAGAAGTCCTACGTGCGtgaataaaagagaaagagatgtaCATAGGAGGTTTTGGACTCAGCGTCCCAGCAGTCGCATGCGTAGTGAGCCATCTCGTTCTCCATGTGCTGACGGAAGCGCACTTTGTCTTTGGACAGCCCCACTTTAATCAGATAGAGGTAGATTCTTCCGATGAAGTAACCCAACACTGAATTGTTGATAACTCCCTGTAGTGCAGACACGAAGAAGATTTAAAGACGCTGTCATGATGACAGTCCATCAAATACAGAAGCCAATCAATCTGAACATTTGTTGATGTCAAGCTCTATAACTACATTAAATATATGAATGTAATGTTTATACTACTCTTTTTACAGTTTCCTGCTATTTGATCTTGTATTAGTGGTTTATAAAGGTAAATGAAGGTTAAAACATTAGTAATTGACCATCAGGAGCACTGAGAATAAGCACACATTTAGAATACATTATAATAGGTCAATAAAATGATTCCCACCTGGCCCACAGCGTCCCCCAGCCTCATGATTTGTGCAGATTGGCCGCTGGTCTGCGCCTTGGAGGAATATAATATGATCTCCAGGTCGGCTACATTGGAGAATTTAGGGTGGACCTTCTCATTGGGGTCCACAAAGTGCTCGATCTCAGCCATGGTGAACTCTCTGCAGGCAGGAGAAGTTTATGTCGCACCGTATAGTCATTACAATGTGCTGCTGAGTCATTAAGGAGCTACGGCGTCAGGCTACCTCACACGGATGAGCCCAGAGCGAGGGGAGATCTCGTTCCTGAAGGAGTTTCCGATCTGAGCGGCACCAAAGGGGAGCTTTCCCTGGTTAAACTCAAGTAAGCGTTTGAAGTTGAGGAACATTCCCTGAGCTGTTTCAGGCCTCAGGTAGCTGCACAGTCACAATCAAATGACACAACTTCAATAcaacaaatgcttttttttttcatataagaCACCTAAGACAGATGATGTGTTTTACTGATCAGCACCCTGGCATGTTCCCCGCCGGCCCGATGGACGTCTGAAACATCAGGTTGAAGGAGATGGGAGGTGTGAGGTCATTTCCTGTTGAGGGAGACCTGACGTTGTATTTCACGAAGAGATCCGCCAGCTTCTGCTGGGTGTAGTTGTCCATCTagatcagagagagaagcaTTAGAGGATTATTTCCCGACCAGCAGATGTCAGTATATCCTACAACTTCTGAGCATGTGAACGTGTGTTTGTCAGGCGCCCACCTGAGTGATCACGTCCTCCATCTCGGTCACGTCGTCTGCTGTGCACTTCTCGTCAGACATCAGCTTTTTTAAGTGAGCTATGAGAAAACACCTCGTTTAGCAGCGGTACAATCAAAGGAAATTCTGCTAGACATATTTAATCACTCCAGTCTTAATTCTGACTTTAGtttgctgagcagcagcttgttTTGTTGCCTGAGAACAACATGTGATCTGAAAAGCAGCTAATCTGCATCAAATATAGAGATTCCAAACAGGCCCATGTGGACAATAGGAAGCTTGAgcctttgtaaatgtaaaatatctacCAAGCTTTTGGCACTAGAGGAAGTAGAATTGTTGATAATaattactttgcatttttttctgactCTCAGAAacccaaaatataaaaaaaataacatatgTACCTATAAAAATTGACTAATAATTTGTTACAATCAGTCAACATATAGGCTATTTACATGAAAAGTGATATTTTCATTAGAAGTCTATGTATGTCTGCAGATCAATGAAAAAAAGGTTCATACATATAACTCACAGATATAAATAAGATACTGCATAAAAGCCCCAAATCAGCACTAACAACTGGTTTTGTCTCTGTAAAGTGTCTGTAAAGTTACAACACATGCTCAGTGTATTCAGGGATGAACAGACAGACTCAAATTAAGGAACACCTGAAAAACCAGTCGCCTATGACATTTGAACTCCTCTATCTTCCCCTGAGGATGTGTATCTAGTAAGGCAGGTAAAAACCTGTCCAAACGGATGATCTCACGCATTCTTTTAAAAGAATTCAAAAAGATGGATAAGATTAACAAAAGTCTGTGGTTATTCTAGATGTAATATGCTCAGTCACCGCTCAGCCAGTAACCTGCTGTGAGAAAGCGTTTGACCTGCAGGTTGAAATCTGAAACCCTTTGTTAGCAAATGCAAGGAAATAATGGGAAGCTAAGGGGAGGCACTGATGGTGTAACGGTGGAAGGACAAAGTCACCTTTGAGGAGGTGATCAGCACGGTAGCATTCTCCTGTCTTGGCATCTTTTACCATGTAGTCAGCAAATTTATCCACATGCCCCGACGTCCTGAAAGGAGCCAACAGGTTTTAGGACAAATCTAATGACTGTAAATCTAAATTTACACTTTCTCAGTCAAAACTTGCACATGTTTTGGAGTTTGTTGGCTTCTTACTTGAGGACTGGCTCGGGGGTCAGCATGGTGCAGTCGATCTCTAGGATCTGCTCCTCCTGGATGAAGTGCTGCCTCCACACCTGCAGGATGTTGTTCTTCAGAGCACAGCCCACAGGGCCGAAGTCGTACAGGCCGCTCACACCTGAGACACCATCAGTTTAGTTTAGACTGTGCATTGAAATATTTTGGGTAAAACCCTCCTGTAtgctctgtcactgtcacttttaTACCTCCATATATAGCAAAAGCCTGATCGTAGAAGAATCTCCTCTTTAAGGTGTCTTCCATCTTCACCCTGTCTACTGTTTCATCTTTGGGCTGCAAAGCCAGCTCCTACAAGTGAGGGTGCATAATTGAACAatagcacaaaaacaaatcgtttaaataacaaaaaaaaaaacagaattaaacatAAAGTAAATAATCTATCACACAGAAGATGTCAGAGACAGATCAGTCCCATCTGTTTTTAGCTTTTAGGAAAATATCAAACAGCCATTGTGAGACTCTCACCTTTGCCTCAAGAACCTTCTTCCGGGCTTTCAGCTCTGCAACCGCTCGGCTCAGCTCCTGCTCTGTGGCGCCTATTTCCTTCAACTGATGCACCAAGTTGCCCTGCAGAAAAATACCACTCTCAACCTCAGAGAACAATGCAATTGTTTTAACATGTTGCACATGTTTCTCACTAATACACATGCAATAATACACATCTATTTCTCTAGAGATAAATGCTGTGTTTCAATCTATTGATGTGCATCTGTTATTAAATCTATTGTGCTATTAAAGTTGCAAATACCTGGTTGGTATTTGTCTGCAATTTCAAGTTTCACTTTAGTTTTCAGGCCACGAGGCTTTGTGTGATTTCTAACTATTGAATAACATTCAGTGTGAAAACTGCTGCAACTGTGTAACCAAACAACGTGCAAATTTCGCATAGAATTtgttttaaatctgattttacaCTCATATGCATGAACTGTACAAGCATGTTTAGTCTGGTAATGCTGCTTAGACGCAAAAATAAAATTCGTCCGTGTTGTTTCTGTATTTAGATAATAGTTTGAAATCCTTTTGAAAGATTTAACCCGCCCTGCAGCCGACACATCCCACTAGTTATCGGTGGATGAGTCGCTTGGATGATGTCCAGTTTACAGGTGTGTAACCTGGCAGAAGATCTCACCTGCTCCCTCACAGCCTCCCGCAGAGGCGCCAGAACTTCTTCCATGTTGAAAAGTGTAGAAGCCTcacagtctgctgtgtgtggatCTGCTCCGGACTCTTTCCTTCAGGCTTCCTTTaaacaggaggggggggggggggggggcatgtttCTGTGCAGTTTGTCTGAAACCAAAGCTTTTTGTTGCATCATCCAGGAAGCTCCGACTAGATTCTGCCACAATGACAGAAATGAGCAAACACCACCCGTCCAACCATCCTGACTGAATGGTCTGTATTGATAACCCAGAGTGCTCTTCATTACATGCATCCAGCATGGGCGCAGTGACCCAGTGGGTGGCCTCAAGGCACAAGTAAAGAGACTGACCCCCTGTTCCCCCTTAACTACATTAAGCAGAATATAGATTATTTGGTTATTTGatcaaacacaaatgtatttatgaCAGCGCCACACAACAATCTGAAACAATAAAGACATtacaaattagatttttacatttgtagGAGCCATGAATTAATGAAGTCATATTATTTGGTATCTCACAATCCTGGTGGTAATTAGGTCACAGAGATATGAGCGGGAACAGCTCATTATCACATTCACCTCTTCACCTGCACGGCTTCTGGGGTAACAAAGAGAGGAGTGAGTTGTTGGGTGACTGTATTTTTTGTTGGCCGCCTGATCGCTgtgattatttttcatatttacaataagttgttttttttctttaataaattttgttttatctctctcatttcctgtttttgctcTACTATTGGCAATAAAGACTTTAAAGGCAAAGAAAATACTTAGCATTTACCCACTTGGCTGAGTTGCCAGTTCAGCCTTGGCACTGGACAGCAGACCTTGACTTAAGTCAGCAACATTACTGAGCTTTACCTGGCCTGCCTACTAATCTCCAATAGTACCAAGCATCATACCCTCTGGCCACAGTGAAGTAGGTCTGAGTGTTAATTTATGCTTgaaagtttgtttgtgttgtatttgtCTGGATGTTTCATTCTCTACCTCATTCATAAGCACCAACAGACTCTTCTATTATTGTACTTAAACTACTTGTCAAGTGCCAGGGGCTTCCCCTCTAGCTGCCCAGTAATTGTGAACCATCTGGCGCAGACTAGTGGTCAAAATTAATAATCAGTATTAAAGGGATGCTGCTATGTTACATGTTAAAGCCAAAAGTCTTTCTATTCACCAGCAGATTTATTAACTTGAGCTCATAAAATCTGTTGGTTCCATCTTTCAACAGAGCCACTGAGTGACTTCAGCTATAGTAGTGATCACTGTGACTGGACATTAGTGGTTGCATGTTGCTCAGCCTGAGAAGCTCTGAAAACATGATAGAAAACATTACAGGTGTATGTCTGTGTCCAGTAAGTGCTGGCTGTTTTTATTGAAATTGTTAAATATCTCAATCCAATCTGCCTGAAAACTGGAATGGAGGAGGCCTCGTTCCACTGACGACGACAACCTGATTACATTTTCTCCCTTTTAAAACATATTGACATGGTCATACATGGATGAAACGCTGCTCATCGAAGAAACAACAGTCCTGTGCAAGCTTTCCACAACTGTTAAATATGATGAATACATGACATTTTAGTGATTGCAGTGGTGTGGAACACAAGGAGGGCTCGGTGTACCACTATAGCTCATCACAATACAGTTGCAATAGTCTTCCTGGTGATGCCGTTACAGCAAGTCTGTAGGTTTTCATGGAGTGAGTGGCAGGCGAGTGAGCTTTACTCTTCAACTGTGTCCTTCTTGCTGGTCTCCTGTCCTTCAAAGATGGGGTACTTGCTCTCCACTTCTGCCCAGCTCAACGTGCCGTTGGCCAAATCCCGAATAATCACAGGCAATTCACTGacctgaggagagaggaaaatgtttacttgATTGTGTTAAACGGTGTGTGTAATTACAGCCGCCGGGTTTGATGGACACTTTTTTGAAGTGGGGTCAAGTTCTTTACGAAGTAATGATATATTTGTATGCATCTGTGGAGAAAACATCCAACAGCTAAGGAATGATCATTTTAGGAAAGGATGCATATGagcctaaaaaaataaataaaaaggaaaattgcTCTACCTCGGCCCTGATCTGCCTCATTGAGTCTCGGTCTCTCAGAGTGGCCGTGTGAGGCGTCTTGTTCACTGTGTCGAAGTCAATGGTGATGCCAAACGCCACTCCGATCTCGTCCGTCCTGGCGTAACGCCTCCCGATGGAGCCTGAGGAGTCGTCCACTTTGTGAGACACGCCGTTTTTGGTCAGCGCCTCAGCTAAGAGGGAgaaagtgggggaaaaaagaattgTAAATCAAGACAGCAGCGTGCTGCTTtccctccacacagacagaaacagaacgTACGCTACACATACTCATTATGTGGGCACTTACATAATTCCCTAACGAAAGGCACGAATTCCTGGTTTTGACTCAGAGGCAGGACGGAACATTTGTATGGAGCTACAGTAGCAGGGAAGCTAAAGTACTGCAGAAAGGCAAAACAAACATCATTACAGATAACCAGCACACACATTGCTACAATACATGCAAAATAGTGCACAATAGGAGTGAGTGATAGACTATTCTCAGGTTTTGATGGCTGACAATTATAATGTCTCTAAGAACAGTGATACTGTCAGAGTAACATCAAGGTCACATAGCACACATTGTACTCAGGTTTTACAAATGTCTGATGTTCATTCAAGCCGAACTCACCAGCTGGGTTATGTTTcaatttatttgttaaaattattattatcattgttccTGATCCAGATTGTGGACTTACGGTTCTTTGTTCGTCACCTTCTCTGACATGGAATGTGTGCTCAAAGATGGTGTACATGATCCTACCAATGCCAAAGGAGGGCTCGATTACATTGGGAATGACCTCCTCCACTGCGGGCGACAAAGACATACAGGTTGTGTGTTACAGAAGTCGTTGCTCCAAATATACATTTCCAACCAGGTCCCAACATGTCGAAAGATAAAACACAAGGCAGAAAAATCTCACCGTGCAGAGTCTTCTGGAATCGCTTCACGCTGACCATGTCCTTTGTGAGTTTGAACGACTTGCCTTCCGTCTCGATGGTGAACTCTCTGCAGAGTTAAAAGAAGACGCTGACTGTGgtggaaatgacaaaacagcagcCTTTCACCAGGCACCCATAAGTGAATGGCTGCAGTTAACGTGTCTCACCCAGTCTCGTTGAgcagctgctcctgttctgTGATGTAGCACtcgtcacacacagacagatactCCATGGCTATCTTGGCGTCCTTCTTATACGCCTTCCCAATGGCTCCTTTGTTGGGCTCAAACTGGACGACATTTACAACTTTGTGTGGCGAAGTTAAGGAAAATGACTGAGGCATCTGAGTACTTGGAGTTTTTATATGTTTGGTGTATCATCTTTTGGCATGTCAGTGTTACCACAGTTTAAGGATATGGGTTCTTTTAGTGGCTTTTCAGCAACCAGAGGGACCTTTGTAGCTCTTGCATGGCATTTCAGATCGAAACAGGACCGGTCAGCACACCCCACAATCTCGATCCAGCCCTGCAagcaacaaacatttacatcGAGTGATCAGCATCAGCTTTTGGCTGCTGAAACAGTAAATACGGTTGCCATTTTTAATCACCCTGCATTTAAGTAATTAAGATAATTAAGTTTACTTTCCCTGATTGGCAACAATTACTGTCAAGCTGTAGACACGATAAGCTATgacagaaaaaatggaaaacaacatACATAGGAGGTTTTGGTTTCAGCGTCCCAGCAGTCACAGGCGTAGTGAGCCATCTCGTTGTCCATGTGCTGTCGGAAACGCAGCTTGTCTTTGGCGATACCAACTTTAGTTAGGTAGAGGTAGATCCTCCCGATGAAATATCCCAGGACGGAGTTATTGATCACTCCCTGAATGAGGCAGAGTATATCAGAAGAGCAACATTTTGAGTGAACTGAGTCTTAACTTAAGGTCTACTTAACTGCTAACCGATAAGACTTTGAGTTTATATTCCATTTGGTCAAATCTTATTTGTTTGAAACACCTTTTGTagattacaaataaaataaaatgaacagtGAACATCTTTACAAGCTTGGTTACATATTCATATTGCTCAAGTTGATatcaaatgtttctgtgtaAAAATCCTCTGAAAATCCCATAAGTCATCTCTATAATGTAATAGCTAAAGACATTGGTAAAAATGTTATTCAAATGGTTCCGAGTCATAAATTAACAAACCCTAACTAATAACAGATTCACTCAGCCCAAATATCAAAGTCGCTCACCTGCTCCACGGCGTCCCCCAGCCTCATGATTTGTGCAGACTGGCCGCTGGTCTGCGCCTTGGAGGAATATAATATTATCTCCAGGTCGGCTACACTGGAGAATTTAGGGTGGACCTTCTCGGTTGGATCCACAAAGTGCTCGATCTCAGCCATGGTGAACTCTCTGTGTGGAAACGTGGACCAATTAGATTCCTATTTAACTCgacaacaacagacacaaaataTTTAGAATAATAAGTGCAACAGTGGATGCCTCACCTGACACGAATGAGTCCAGAGCGAGGAGAGATTTCGTTCCTGAATGAGTTTCCGatctgagcagcagcaaaggGCAGCTTTCCCTGGTTAAACTCCAACAGACGCTTGAAGTTGAGGAAGATTCCCTGAGCTGTTTCAGGCCTCAGATAGCTGCAAAGTGTAAATTAAATCAATGACTCAACAAATGTGAGaacaaggaggaaaaaaagtgtcCACACGCAGTGATAAGTTTCATTTTACCCTGGCATGTTCCCCCCTGGTCCGATGGACGTCTGAAACATCAGGTTGAAGGAGATGGGAGGTGTGAGGTCATTTCCTGTGGTGGGTGACTTGACGTTGTATTTCACAAATAGATCTGTCAGCTCCTGCTGGGTGTAGTTGTCCATCTGGACGTAATattagagaaaaacaaatacagcaattCGTTTAAAACCCCGTCAGAAACAGCTTTTCCACATAGCTCTTCATTATGGGGCATTTTGTCTCAGGTAACACCGACCTGAGTGATGACATCCTCCATCTCAGCCTTCTTCTCCGCTGTACATTTCTTATCAGACATCAGCTTCTGGAGATGGGCTGTaggacacagaaacatgaaacaagGCTTTTAGCAACTGATAACTGACaagattgattttattttacctttaatgCAAAAATGAGTTTAAAACTTATCAACAGGATTGTTTTAAACTAGGGTGGAGATGCCACTTAACATATCTCAGACATTACATAACATTTCCAGTTTCATACTGACATTTTTTGGCATCTGAGCCAATTATTCTCGAAGCCTTTCAGGAACCAACATGCCCTCCATATATATCAAACCCCCCCCCAGGTTTTAGAGTGAGGCTGTTGTCTCTGTGATCCCTGCAGCTTGTCTTGCTATGAAAGCTGTGTGTGATTTCTGCTGGTCCAGCCACTTCCTTTCTGCCTCAGGCACCACAGTGATACTCAAAGCTTAGCCAACCAGCAAcagccactgaaaacacaactttGGACTGTGCCCATCCTTCCCTCCGCAGAATCCCATgaataatacatttgaaaaacttGCGTAGACCTCCACAGAAGGTGCTTTTGTGGTGACTAATCTTCAATTTACACAGTAGAGGAAGCAAAGTCTCCTGAGCTCAAACAGGCAGATGTAGAAAAGGCTTACCTTTGAGCAGGTGGTCAGCCCTGAAGCATTCACCATTCTTGACATCTTTCACCATGTAGTCAGCAAATTTGTCCACATGTCCTGATGTCCtacaaaattttttttacaaattaaacaGCTGATTGATCAAGACTTGTTATAAATGTTGAGCTTCATCCAAACAATGTATCTGCAACCGGGCTATGGAAGGCTGCTATAGTGACAGCTTCCATGCATAAAATTGCAGAATCAATATGCGCCTGTTAACAAAAACCCACAGTTCAGCACTTTGGAGCTGACTCTAGGAACCACCAGGCACTCTCTCCAACAACGTCTAACATTAAATATACAGAAACGATGACCAAAAACTTTTATGGTGACAAGAGGACATTTGTATAAGCG
Encoded here:
- the LOC139221104 gene encoding glycine--tRNA ligase-like, producing the protein MLRSAASALLRTSTEISSSCPVSTVRFARQSLRFPPRNRPFSTSVCLCKKKKRSLWLQLAEGQTMDGNIEEILAPLRVAVKEQGDLVRQMKQDGVPDVDVTKAVAELKARKRTLEAKELSLQPKDDIVDRTKMEDTLKRRFFYDQAFAIYGGVSGLYDFGPVGCALKNNILQAWRQHFIQEEQILEIDCTMLTPEPVLKTSGHVDKFADYMVKDVKNGECFRADHLLKAHLQKLMSDKKCTAEKKAEMEDVITQMDNYTQQELTDLFVKYNVKSPTTGNDLTPPISFNLMFQTSIGPGGNMPGYLRPETAQGIFLNFKRLLEFNQGKLPFAAAQIGNSFRNEISPRSGLIRVREFTMAEIEHFVDPTEKVHPKFSSVADLEIILYSSKAQTSGQSAQIMRLGDAVEQGVINNSVLGYFIGRIYLYLTKVGIAKDKLRFRQHMDNEMAHYACDCWDAETKTSYGWIEIVGCADRSCFDLKCHARATKVPLVAEKPLKEPKVVNVVQFEPNKGAIGKAYKKDAKIAMEYLSVCDECYITEQEQLLNETGEFTIETEGKSFKLTKDMVSVKRFQKTLHVEEVIPNVIEPSFGIGRIMYTIFEHTFHVREGDEQRTYFSFPATVAPYKCSVLPLSQNQEFVPFVRELSEALTKNGVSHKVDDSSGSIGRRYARTDEIGVAFGITIDFDTVNKTPHTATLRDRDSMRQIRAEVSELPVIIRDLANGTLSWAEVESKYPIFEGQETSKKDTVEE
- the LOC139221049 gene encoding glycine--tRNA ligase encodes the protein MEEVLAPLREAVREQGNLVHQLKEIGATEQELSRAVAELKARKKVLEAKELALQPKDETVDRVKMEDTLKRRFFYDQAFAIYGGVSGLYDFGPVGCALKNNILQVWRQHFIQEEQILEIDCTMLTPEPVLKTSGHVDKFADYMVKDAKTGECYRADHLLKAHLKKLMSDEKCTADDVTEMEDVITQMDNYTQQKLADLFVKYNVRSPSTGNDLTPPISFNLMFQTSIGPAGNMPGYLRPETAQGMFLNFKRLLEFNQGKLPFGAAQIGNSFRNEISPRSGLIRVREFTMAEIEHFVDPNEKVHPKFSNVADLEIILYSSKAQTSGQSAQIMRLGDAVGQGVINNSVLGYFIGRIYLYLIKVGLSKDKVRFRQHMENEMAHYACDCWDAESKTSYGWIEIVGCADRACYDLSCHSRATKVPLVAEKPLKEPKVANVVQFEPNKGAIGTAYKKDAKLVLEYLAACDECYISEQEKLLSENGEFSIETEGRKLKLTKDMVSVKRFQKTLHVEEIVPNVIEPSFGIGRIMYSIFEHSFCVRRGDEQRTYFSFPATVAPYKCSILPLSQNQEFMPFVHQLSESMTKNGVSHKVDDSSGSIGRRYARSDEIGVAFGITIDFDTVNKTPHTATLRDRDSMRQIRAEVTELPAMVRDLANGSLTWAEVERKYPIFGGQETGRKE